Sequence from the Eurosta solidaginis isolate ZX-2024a chromosome X, ASM4086904v1, whole genome shotgun sequence genome:
tctcacggaatttttatttagaatacgaggaatgggagaagggaaaaaactcgcacggaattttcgtttagaattgggctgatagactttcttgtatgaaaattatctgcATCGAAAAAGATtgtgattaagccatgtccgtccgtcccttaacacgatatcttgagtaaacATTTTTAACCTCATGCGTGGATTGAATCTATGCCAAAAAATAAgcatttgaaaaaagtttgaaaatctgAGTGGCACCGCCaccatttagaagaagaaaataaaaatttcaaagacgGTGAAGAAATCGTATTGAAATTCGGTACGAAGGTTGTCCTGTGAACTTCGTGAAAATAAACGGAATCGGTTGgaggccacacccattttgaaaaaaatcgattttcaaaaatggaaaaaaacgcgacaattccttaccaaatatggGTACAGTAATAAAACTTGATACCTGGGCTGACCTTgcgacaaaaaatatatattaggtAAAATTCTAGAGAGCAGGCGTGGACCACCCACATTTATAAGAAGAAGCCTAAACAGTTTTACAGCCGTAAATCAAAATCCGGAGAAGGtatattgaaatttggcatggACGTTATCTTTATTATTATATACAAATTTTGTGAAAATGGTCGGAATCGGTtgacgaccacacccactttgaaAGAAATCGATATCGAAAAGCGAAAAAGGTACGATAAGTTACAAATATTTTTACAACTGCTTTTatcatttaattaaaatattaatgCGTTCTCTTTATGACTTCATAAGTATTCAAGTGCAGAACCTAAAACAAAGTTCATAGTAGCTCAGGGAATTTAAAAAAGTTGACATCATAGTTATCAACTTTTTAttaggaaagttttttttttgtcgaggATGCTGCTCTATAAGGTGATATTTCACCAGGCAGTCGACGTATTTATGTCCGTTAGCAAAATTGAAGTATTTTTCTCAACAGCATATAGTTCGGAGGTGCAATTATCCGATTGTAGCTCTCGCCACCACGTATTTTTATGTTTCGCTTTGCagcttaaaaattatttaaatagactgcttaaaaagtatttaaatccAAATACAAGATATAcatatcaaaaaaatatttaaatacataGTGCAGATATAAATATAGTATTTAAAATACCTACAATCTCTGGTTTAAGAGCATAATCCATATTACTTTCTTCTTTATTAAAAGGAATGATCCGTGTAAATCTATCGCTGAATCAGGACGTCAAGCTAAGTGAAACTGAGAATGCCTGGCGTCCCAGGGTACTAGAAAAAGATGGATGTGTGGAAGGCGATCTAGAAGCTAGAGGGAAACGAGAAAAGGAGGAGCTTATTCGTAGAGTTCGTGgtattttaaacaagctaaccCCAGAGAAATTCGATACATTAGTTGAAGaaattattaaacttaaaattgaTACGCCTGATAAAATGGAAGAAGTAATGGTTCTGGTATTCGAAAAAGCTATAGATGAGCCAAATTTTTCTGTTTCTTATGCTCGTTTGTGTCATCGTTTAATCACAGAAGTAAAAGCAAGAGACGAGCGAATGGAAAGTGGTACTAAAACAAATTTAGCCCAGTTTCGTGCCGCATTGTTAGATAAAACCGAACGAGAATTTACGCAAAATGTAACAAAGAACAAACCAAAAGAAAATAAGCTGCAACCCATTATAGACAAAATATCAAACTGTACCGATTTAACAGAAAAAGCTGAACTAGAAGCTCAGCTGGAAGAAGAAGAACGTAAAATTCGGCGTCGTTCCGGAGGTACAGTACGCTTCATTGGTGAGCTTTTTAAAATTTCCATGCTTACTGGAAAGATAATAAATTCATGCATTGATGCTCTACTCAATCCAAACTCGGAAGACCAACTTGAATGCTTATGCAAACTTCTGACTACCGTTGGTGCAAAATTCGAGCAAACACCTATTAATGTGAAGGAATCTACTCGCTGTTATTCATTGGAAAAAACTGTTGCGCGCATGCAAGCGATAGCTGCTAAGACTGACAAAGAAGGATCGAAGGTGAGCTCACGTGTACGTTTCATGCTTCAGGATGTTATTGACCTACGTCGTGAAAAGTGGCAATCAAAGCGTCACGAGGCACCAAAGACCATGGGACAGGTTGAAAAGGAAATGAAGAGCGAACAGTTGTTCAACTACGCTGGATCAGGCTCTGGAAGTATTAGTGGCGGCGGCATTTCCAACGGAATACGTGAAGAACGAAGTGGCAGATACAATGATTTGCGATCTGGTTATGGAGGAAGTAATAGTCAAAAAAATGACCTTGGTACTAATAGGAGGCAACAAGTAAGCAACAGTGGCCGGCATAGTAATATAAATGAAGGACCTACAAATCCGTGTAATGACGACAGCACATGGCATGTCCAAACCGGAAAAGGAAATCGTTCTTTGGATACGATGAAATTAGAGGGTTTGGTTAGTATATTTATGGGATGCAAAACATTATTTGTACTATTATGCTTCCATATTTCTGACGCAGACAACCGCCAAtaattttgatattaaaaagaTGGGTGGAGTGTCGCAATTTATTTGGTCATCTGGGTCCCGCCAAACCGCGGCTCCAACATTGACACCGACGAACTCTTTTGCAGCATTATCAGTCCTAAGTGATACTAATAGAATGAATGAGAGGGACCGAAGTGGACCGCGAAATAAAGGATCTTTCAACAAAAGTTCCACTGAACGCGATCGTTACGGTAATCTCTTAAAAGCAATCAATTAATACAGTAATAATTTACTTATTTGTATAGGTTTAAATTCACGTTCTAGTTCGTCTCAAACATCACGAGAGAACTCCTCGTCAAAAGCCCCTCAGTTATCCCGTTCAGTTATAGGTGCATCAGCTATGCAGAAATCTGCAAATGACTCTAAATATGTACCACAAATTCCGTCAAGAAAAACAACAAAGGTATGTTACAAATGTTGATTCGTTCATTCGTGATTTCAGAAACATAAATGTGTAAAGGGATTAATCAGATGCCTTTTGGATGCCGACGCTATCCCAAAGCTTTGAATACAATGTATGGAGCGAGAATTATCGATATAAGAATTAtatgaatgaaaaaaatttaaaattttcgaaacgTTACTATTTGAAAGCTTGGTTAATTATTATATTTCTACGCATTTTTGTTTCTGATACTATGTAATCTGGACGACTATGTAATCTAATAAATATTGTGTCCTTACCTCTTTTATTTAAGACTACTGAATGTCCCCAGCATGGTATTAGTACATATTCAagctacaattctcaagcaggcGACATGGGCGACGAGAGACCTTTAGATCCCCTACCTGCTGTGTTTGAAAAATCCAGTGATGTAGATATTAAAGTTATTAAAGCACTCGTATCAGATATGCTGGAAGTAGCTTCAAACTCTATAGAATTCTGCGCTATAGAGCCTTGTATAATGCGGATAAAAGAAAGCCAACACAGTGCTTTGCTGTACTACATTATGACGGAATATTTGCACTTACGACATATAGGACAGCTGCAAAGACGTTACTTAGGCAATATAATTGTTTACCTAATTCAAAACAATTTTATATCGCGTGATCATTTTAAATTAGCATATCATGAATTTTGCAAAATAGCTAGTGATTTGGCGCTTGATATACCTGACCTATGGAAATATATAATCGAATTTACAGGTTAGTGCATCTTTAAGAGAATATCATCCCTCCATATTGCATTAAATCATTTTTTAGGGCCGATGGTTAAGAAAAATATATTAACAGTTTACGATCTATGGAATAATCAGCTTAAAGAGGATAATGGGGACAACTTTGGAAAAAAGTTGTTGAAAACATTTTTAGATTACTGTTTGACCGAAATTGGTCCGAGCTTTACACATACCATGTGGAAAAATACTAATGTGAAATGGTCTGATTTTATGACTGAGAccgagattaaagcttttatagaAATGAACGTGggttttctaatttttttgtttataaaatattaatgtTTTGTTTATTTCACCTACAGAAATACGAATATATTCAGGATGAATCAATGCAACCTAAGATCGCTGTGAAGGAACCGAAGGAAGATGCTATGAGTAGAATTTTGGATAATGTACATCATTTTTTGAAGGATAGAGCTTCAGCAGATGAGATCATAGATTATATTAATGTAGTTTAAATTTGCGTGAATATCAGCATATGAATACATGtttattttttatcattttaggGGAATTGCACAGAAGTAGACAAGTCTTTTATTCGAAATTTAGTTACGAAATTGTGTGATTTTGCTATTTCATACAAAGATACTAGTTATAAGTTGGACACTGATTGCTTCCAAAAAATTTGCATACCTGTTCTTCATCGGTATATAGATTCAAAAGAAGAATTTGAACTAGAGTGTTTGTACTCTATGCAGTTATTAGTAGCACGATTGGAACATCCTAGAGGTTTGTTATTTAATTATATAAAGAACTTATTTTAAGATGTTTTTTGAAGGACTGCTAAGTGATCTGTTTGGTGAGATTTATGACGCTGATGTTATACCACAAGACTCCTTTGTAAAGTGGCGGGATTCTAAAGATCAATCGGCTGGAAAGGGTATGTTACTGAGGCCTATTTTTCTGTCCTTTATTTATGTACTTTTACTTTGATCCAGGTGTCGCCGTGAAGGGGTTGAATCCTTTTTTCAATCATGTACTTAACAGTGAAACGAGTGACGAGAATAACTAGATAAACCatcggaaaatgataaaattcaCCAATCGTTTGGATATGATTTATATAAGATAACTTTCAAGTATATAATTTGTACATCAATACAAGTAGAAATTAATTAAGATAATGGGTTAGTGGCAGAAAAACATTTATATAAGAAATAGTAAAACATGATTTAATGGAATGTATATATTTACTGGTTAAAACATTTTTATGCAACTTAAGAAAGGTCTAGATATGAAACGGCATATAGTAAAACTGGGATATTAGTGTTGATTGCTCAATCCTTTATGTTCAATTATTAGTTTAGGTCTTAAACCTATAATTTGTTTGCCTACCGGTATGGATAATTTTCCTTAAATGTGAGGTATGTATTCTCCCTTCTAAACCATCAGTTAACTCTTAAGAGACATgggtcaagtaaaaaaaaaatttcaattgttaGATCGCAATCGTCAAACTGTATAGTTGATTTGTATCTGCGCTCTTGTCTTTTTGATAAATAAATTACTTAATAATGTTAAATATAGTTTTATTGATGACATAAGTAGTGAAGTGAAATCATTGAGTGTGCTACAtcaagaaatttaattaaatttaagtgAAACTTAAATATCAAAACTAATTCTTTTTATCAATTTGCATATCCACAAACTTATTTACTTACAGTTGAATTGCCGAGTGtttttgcattgtgttgttgctgttgatacgCATCAGTTTTAATagtgtaattgtttttatttttgattttgcgtGCACACTTCATTTCTCTTTCTTCAGTGTCTCAGCTGTTTGCGCGGTTTTTTCAGTGTTATcacagtgcatctcaaactgctcaaAGCGTATCCCTATCTAACAGCTATTTtcaaagtgtttttattttttcttataacccGCGGTGCTATTTTCCAATTAATCAACTTACTCTCGCTGTTATATTAATTTCTTTCTCCCACctctttatttatattaaaaagtcTTGCATTCGtgtcatgctggctttgcgatgggctcgcccatatgaAGTGTGCCGGTTTGTCAGCAAGAGTGGTTGACGCGCTCAACGAACGTGATAAGTGGTTTCGTTGGGCctgtttgaaatgtagaccaacggagattgatcttttcaaagttttcaaacagGACCGCGATGGGTTCTATGAAATAGGCACTGTCTAAGAAATTCATAcaatatgaaaacttgtttaagtctttcaaatatccGAATGACATAACAAACATTCCACATAGCAACTGTAATCCTACGAGTGCTTCCTCTAGTGCTCCGTGATGCCGTGTTTGAAGTTCCTACACCCGTAGTAATTTCACTCCCAACTCtcgaattaataaatctggcatccccaagtctcagccatcttcatccaaggCTTCTTTAACAAACCCAAAAAATCTTCTACAACAAGTAATCAGGATCCCCAAAACCTTTCTACGGAATCCCAACCGCCGACTAGTAATCTTATTGTCCCTATTAAAAACAtgtttttgtgtcaagatttgataaaaacactacagaagaggacctaaagtcgtacatcatcgctaagctgaaatttgaaaacgtgacagttcgaaaattcaagTTAACTATCCTTGAGATATTTCGCTTTTGAGGATCgatgtatccgcacaacattttcaaactattgttacgaatattatcaacacaaaggggtactgtcatctctaagccgatgctaaacagtgatatcatacacatccataaatcaatcattatgtatctacataagcgaatcaatcattatctacacatatgtacgtatacgcagctgagaagcaatgcacaaacacatgcatatatctcagatactgccgaaagtatgcaatgagagaagctataaaatcgtgcaatcaTAGTTACatctgagaaatttgatagctgatggtcaactagtagattctggaaatggaagcgcctagaagatgcgaacgaggaaatcaaagagtataaaaggcagcgacagatagaggcgctagagtcagtttcaattaagaacgctatctgtcgggcaatagtagagttatttattgtgaagtactttaataaaggccattttgcattattaaatattggagttatttattcaacagtttagtgattcgaacttagcagaaggttacaaataagaggatttgcaagtaaattcgttacaattggtttcagaagaggagttgttgaataaattccagaggacaacgagGACATAGCAAAGCTAagggaattgaagatccagcaactgaagaaggagttggagagccgtggattgaatataaccggcattaaactcgaacttcaggtacgactacgagaggcaatggaattagaaggaattgacgtggaagagtatgactttcatcttgatggcgatgagacaaatacaaaaattgaggagaaaaacgaaacaccgcagacagttacgagcacagacttgaacatgattttggctgcaatatctgctcaaacatcgacagtgtcatctcaactggcagaacagaagacacatatttcagaaataacatcgaagattgaagcacaagaaacgcgtatttcagaaatgtcgccaCAGATTACgtcaaagatggaagcacaactgaaagaacaagagacacgcataacagtacaactcgaagcgcaagaggcgcgtatatcatcaaaactcgaagcgagcatggacgagaaaataacgcagtttggggaaaaaatcgaggccgaggtggatgctttgaaaggtcgtatacaggagttgcaactaaatcgcccagctgttttagCAAGCAACACGAAGGTAAAACTCCaccttttgacggctctgttcctttccaggtgtttaggattcagtttgagaagaccgcagcagtgaacatctggaatgcggatgataaagttgctgcactgttcatggcactgaaagggcctacagctgagattttacaaaccattccagatggcgaacggaactgttatgaagcattgatggccgctctagagagacgatacggaactgagcataggagacagttataccaaatggagttactgaatcgcttccagaggcctgtgaaacattgcaagagtttgcgtcggatgttgaaaggctggcacatttagcgaattcgGACGCACtcatggaatacactgaaagggtaaagattcagagcttcataaatggcatacgggacgtcgaaacaaagcgagctacatacgcaaacccaaaacctacactCACACaaatggtatcacatgctctgattcaggaaacagcattgCTCCTGTATAAGCCAGCGTTCAGAGCGCGCCGTGTGGAGgtggaaaggccagaatgggtgaacacaatattggaggcgcttaaaggatcgcaaaagcggagtgaaagagttatcaaatgcttcaaatgcgggaagcccggtcacattgcacgtcgttgtgatcttgatcctagtggtttcaacagcattggtggtcttaataacaaagttggaggggatgagcaagagcgagtaagatgtagagatcgagagctagctccagctattgaatgtcctgtggtgtctgtgtcgcaaattggtagaaaatcgaacagtcttaccgtcagagggaatgtggatggcaaacaacgtgtactgactgtagatacgggcgcatctcattccttaattcgatctgacttggtcaacaggagagtaaaaaccttacctggagcaaggttgcgtacggtcactggtgagtataaccaagtccagggagaagtggcatgtgaagtcttgattggaaaggtcacagttctacacaaattcgttgtgacggagatcgttgatgaagtcatattgggagtggacttcttggttgaccatgacataaaatcgatatgcagagaagggtgatgcgttataagaaccaggatataccacttaacttcagttt
This genomic interval carries:
- the LOC137235448 gene encoding eukaryotic translation initiation factor 4 gamma 3-like isoform X2; translation: MQKRVALLESSLQLDSFTEMQPQPTQNMYVQSTLSNTSSQVRSNQVGNLYRAASASPASRNGTRHVPMPAMYPQSMHQGVQSVVMQPFAQYQRQAFQPPPYTQYTQTMPPNYPYPYPSYYPVPAQRGTVSNTMPVQPGPPGTISGQAGAAQAQVPIAPGTVITTGAVPQVSTPTVLGVAPSPNGPQVSVQSMASVVQATVPTQPNQKTTRRRAHALEIIDPSTNKNILDDFDSLKTPQGLDIEYPEQNVYIQQPIVIAEQLHNLQYDVIVQPMSRDATLGQTPVVSAITDGPSVEILPSTQKSSRSKKILSIVNPKDGYSIQNTASRPSDNLSSKFVHQPEKVVGESAQAFKPTNVSGTKEVPNSLTSQQTEDGKSVKPDALILAEVNEISKLQNQQAQEKDCLSHETIAAISNTNSIEDKLISELSMHLGSNNMPVIASKVHNVPHSKIVTSELKEYLNKSTGKVDGNQNVSTSDSSTRINSVTKGDTTFLTYADETSSNQYLVCEESKGDKERRNISIDLPISLNGIGYQQVEPCKGQYMKHNIDAVNEYDETVSENQEHMQCSSEINAQSQQTSKTSSSSVCTIISSTTDSRVTPPAEKESKETVDLIGYSETENGTSHIHNKTGITDIVPMKNVFIPPRKGSSVSELQQYLISYNEGQWSPENVTGKKQYDREQLLLLRDSKASRRQPDVNIVSILPTPNLLPSFVRNSKRIQSMVSPLNNKRSAIICASAGDSYGNKQASMSSVHGRGSTRGMIRVNLSLNQDVKLSETENAWRPRVLEKDGCVEGDLEARGKREKEELIRRVRGILNKLTPEKFDTLVEEIIKLKIDTPDKMEEVMVLVFEKAIDEPNFSVSYARLCHRLITEVKARDERMESGTKTNLAQFRAALLDKTEREFTQNVTKNKPKENKLQPIIDKISNCTDLTEKAELEAQLEEEERKIRRRSGGTVRFIGELFKISMLTGKIINSCIDALLNPNSEDQLECLCKLLTTVGAKFEQTPINVKESTRCYSLEKTVARMQAIAAKTDKEGSKVSSRVRFMLQDVIDLRREKWQSKRHEAPKTMGQVEKEMKSEQLFNYAGSGSGSISGGGISNGIREERSGRYNDLRSGYGGSNSQKNDLGTNRRQQVSNSGRHSNINEGPTNPCNDDSTWHVQTGKGNRSLDTMKLEGLTTANNFDIKKMGGVSQFIWSSGSRQTAAPTLTPTNSFAALSVLSDTNRMNERDRSGPRNKGSFNKSSTERDRYGLNSRSSSSQTSRENSSSKAPQLSRSVIGASAMQKSANDSKYVPQIPSRKTTKTTECPQHGISTYSSYNSQAGDMGDERPLDPLPAVFEKSSDVDIKVIKALVSDMLEVASNSIEFCAIEPCIMRIKESQHSALLYYIMTEYLHLRHIGQLQRRYLGNIIVYLIQNNFISRDHFKLAYHEFCKIASDLALDIPDLWKYIIEFTGPMVKKNILTVYDLWNNQLKEDNGDNFGKKLLKTFLDYCLTEIGPSFTHTMWKNTNVKWSDFMTETEIKAFIEMNKYEYIQDESMQPKIAVKEPKEDAMSRILDNVHHFLKDRASADEIIDYINGNCTEVDKSFIRNLVTKLCDFAISYKDTSYKLDTDCFQKICIPVLHRYIDSKEEFELECLYSMQLLVARLEHPRGLLSDLFGEIYDADVIPQDSFVKWRDSKDQSAGKGVAVKGLNPFFNHVLNSETSDENN